The following coding sequences lie in one Paramisgurnus dabryanus chromosome 16, PD_genome_1.1, whole genome shotgun sequence genomic window:
- the LOC135749362 gene encoding uncharacterized protein, with amino-acid sequence MSGGLILSGDCRSDSPGHCAKYGTYSLIEDRINKVLDVQLVQSSEVPSSSWCELEGLKRRIRFLTEQNMQVSALITDRNQQVAKWVREELCSKGTNHFFDIWHIGKSVGKALDAAAKYRDCEDLKLWRPAVINHLYWTAASSPNGDADVMEAKGKSMVNHVQDIHVHDTPTFPCGAHLPLEGEARNKAWLEPGSTVAVKLESIASRIALVKDVRQLSPQHQTFSLEAFHSLMLHFAPKHTGFSFLGMYSRLLLAALHFNHNADRQDAQTSDGEARYAVRYPRFRKGGWVVRPVKEKP; translated from the exons ATGAGTGGGGGACTGATCCTGTCTGGTGACTGCAG GTCAGATTCTCCTGGCCATTGTGCAAAGTACGGCACATATTCTTTGATCGAAGATCGAATAAACAAGGTTTTAGATGTTCAGCTTGTACAG AGCTCAGAAGTCCCAAGTAGCAGCTGGTGTGAGTTAGAGGGTCTAAAGCGCCGCATAAGGTTTCTGACTGAGCAAAATATGCAAGTGTCAGCCCTCATCACAGACAGAAATCAGCAA GTTGCCAAATGGGTGCGGGAGGAGTTGTGTTCAAAGGGAACTAACCATTTCTTTGACATATGGCATATTGGCAAAA GTGTAGGGAAAGCTTTGGATGCTGCTGCAAAGTACAGGGATTGTGAAGATCTGAAGCTGTGGAGGCCAGCTGTAATTAACCATCTCTACTGGACTGCAGCTTCCAGTCCTAATGGAGATGCAGATGTGATGGAGGCTAAGGGGAAAAGTATGGTCAACCATGTTCAGGACATCCACGTACATGACACTCCTACATTTCCCTGCGGTGCACATCTACCTCTAGAGGGGGAAGCAAGAAACAAGGCGTGGCTGGAACCAG GATCAACTGTAGCAGTTAAACTGGAGAGTATAGCTTCTAGAATAGCGCTGGTAAAGGATGTTCGTCAGTTGTCCCCACAGCATCAGACCTTTTCACTAGAGGCATTTCACTCTCTCATGCTGCACTTTGCACCAAAACACACTGGGTTCTCCTTCCTTGGAATGTACAGCAG ACTTCTCCTTGCGGCCCTGCACTTTAACCACAACGCCGACAGACAAGATGCTCAAACCAGTGATGGTGAGGCGCGTTATGCTGTTCGCTACCCTAGGTTCCGCAAAGGTGGCTGGGTAGTCCGTCCTGTTAAGGAAAAGCCATAA